Genomic DNA from Caldanaerovirga acetigignens:
TTAAGCCCGTCCTCCAAAAGCGTCCTGTAGCAGAGTTCCGCAAGAGCCATGGCAGCCTTCGTGCTCTGCCCGCCCGACAATGCTTTGGCATTCGAGCGCATACAAGCCCGGGCTTCAAAATAAGTGGCTAAGGCATCGCCCATGCCAGCTACTAAGAGTCTTGCCGGAGCTTTTGCTATCATCCCGGTATCTACCAGGACCACATCGGGATTTTGGGGAAGGAATAAGTACTTGCTGAAAACTCCTTCGTCGGTATATATGACGGAAAGCGCGCTGCACGGCGCATCGGTAGATGCAACGGTGGGCACAATCACAACAGGCCTTGACAAAAAATAAGCCACCGCTTTCGCTGTATCGAGGACCTTTCCGCCGCCTATTCCCACAATCACTTCCGAACCTTGCTGTTCGGCTAAAGCTTTTAGCCTGTTTATCTCATTTTCCGAACATTCCCCGTTGAATGGCTCAAAAGTGAGTTTTACCTTTTCGCCCGCGAAGCTTTCCTCTATTGTCGGTCTTGTCCTTTTGATGCCGTTTTCGCTGGCTATGATGAAAAATGAACTCCCCAGCTTCATCGTATGCTCTTTAATGTGCTTTAAAACCCCATTCCCCTGGACGTATTTGCCAGGGCCTATAATTGCCCTTATCATGGCAACCCCTCCTTTGTTAATATTTTATCATATAATGAAATATTTCACAAGATGTCGGGATAGAAATTACTTTTTTTAACCAATTTTCTTATATTTCCTTTCCAATTTTTCTATAAAATTCATAGCTTCATCATATCTATCAAATAAATGAGGTTTCAGATTTCTTATCTTTTCCTGAATTTCTTCGCGGTTATAACCCATTTCCATTAAATAAATAATTGTACTGATGAGTTCTAAAAAAGATGGTTCCTGTTCATTAAGCTCTCTAATAAGATCGGTTTTCTCGGGGAAAACGGCACTTACCATTTTATTATTCTCCAGATAACTTATCAGTTTTTCAGCCTTTTCTTTGTTAGCAGAAAAATATATGTTCCACCAGAAATATTTTCTATTAGCAAGCCAGATTCAACCATCATATCTATATCGTTCTGCAACTCTTGAGAATAAGGTCCAAACAGGTGATATACATATCTTTGTTCAAAGGGAAAACCAAAGGCTTGGAGGATCTGGACAATTTTTTGGAATTTTTTTCTTCCATAAATTAAATTCACACTTGACACCAATTTCAAGATGCTGTAAATGTTTTCATACATTTTTTCTCCGCACTCCCTTTAATATTTTTTCTACATCTTCTTTCAACTCAGCAGGAAAGTATATTCTCCTCTGGAGATAGTTTTTATTCCTTATTGCATCTATAATGTCAGATTTTCTTGAAAGCTCTTCGTAGTTAAATTCATCATCAAAGAAAAATATATGTTTATCCACTTCATTGATCTCATCCTCACCGTTATGTTTCTTACTCGACCGATGTAAGACAACATCTTGGCCATCATGTTTCTTACTAAACCGATGCACGACATAACTGTCTTCATAAGGTAAAGTCGATGTTGTATCTTCACCAATATAGTATTTTGGATCATACCCTTTTTCCCTAGCCTTTTTATATAACTCATTTATCTTTTCGAAAAACGTTAAGCCAAAATCTTCATCATCTATTTCAATACATTTAAATAAACGCCTATTTAAAATTCGTTGAGCAAGATCCTTTAAAATTCTGTCAATTTCACTATAGGCAAGACGGTTTATAATTGAAAAAACGACATAATCATCTAAACTCAAATATTCATCATTCGAAGATCAAAACCTATTTCAGTTTGATTTTCAACCATTCCTATTCTTAACGAGTGTAGTAACCATTCAAGATCGAATCTCCCATAAGATACTCCCGTCATTAAACTATCTCTCAAAAGGTAGTCAATCCTATCCACATCTAATTGGCTGCTAATAATTTTGGTTATATGCTGGGGTCTAAATACTTTCGTTATAACATCTCTAACTTGACGTGGCAACCCCTCATCATAAGCCGCAAGGACTCTGTGAACTTCTGTAGTTTCATACATTATAATTCGATTACTCCACTTTTCATGCTTTATCGAAGAAAATCTTTCTACTACATGCGAAAAAGGCCCGTTACCTATATCGTGCAGCAATGCAGAACATAATATTACATTTCTGTACTTTTCCATTTCATCTATCAATTCTTGGGAAACTGAACGATTTTTATTTTCTCTCATTATTTCTATAATCCTCTTTGCCAAGTGGGTAGTACCTAATGAGTGAGAGAATCTAGAATGTTCAGCTCCGTGGAATGTAAACCAGCTAAATCCAAGCTAAGTTGGCCATTACCAGAAGGCAGGAATTCACATTGGGTGATTGTATTTTGCCCGGAAAAAAGTCGCCTCATCGCATTTTTCCAGGAAATAACCCAGGAAATCGAGGGGGCAAAAGCCTTAAGCGAAAGATAAAAGAACTTTACAAAGAGGTGGAAACGATTTTCAACGCACCCAGGTACTATGTTTCTGGTACGCTCGCCATAGGAAGAATAGCCCACAACTCTCCCGAATTTGCGTCCATCACTAAATACATCCTCCACCACCATCAACTGGAATTTTTTTGCACAATCATTGGAAGTGTTCCATTGCAGTATAATTTCGAAATTTGACCTCTGGCTTTATTTCCGGCCAAAGTCAGGTTTTTTATTTTAAATTGGCAATATTTTAAACCAACCGTTGATTTTTTATAAATATTGTGTTATAAATAAACATAACAATTTATAAGCGGAGATATTATATGCAATTATAAATAAATAAAATAAAAAAGAAAAGGAGGATGACTATGAAATTTTCAAAAACGCTGGCGTTAATTGCGATCCTGCTCATCGTCGTCCTTACTGCGGCAGGCTGCGGGCAAAGCTCATCCCAAAACCAGCAGCAAGGACAGCAGTCGGCGGGGGGCGGTGAAACCATCAAAATCGGCACCTTAGGGCCACTTACTGGCAATCTCGCTACATACGGCGTCAGCACCAAAAACGGAGTGGAAATAGCCGTGGATGAAATCAACAACGCCGGAGGCATCGACGGCAAAAAGGTCGAAATAATTTCCGAAGATACCCGGGGCGACCAGACCGAAGCCGCCAACGCGGTAACAAAACTGATACAGCAGGACAAGGTAATTGCCATCGTCGGCGGAGTTATAAGCTCCGAGACCATGACCGCAGGTCCCATAGCCAACGATGCTAAAGTCGTTATGATCACTTCCTCCTCCACAGCAAAGGGTATTCCCGAGATAGGCGACTATATCTTCAGGAACTGCCTGTCCGATGAGGTCCAGGCGACCCAGCTTGCCGAATACGCAGCAAAGGAAATGGGCCTCAAAAAATTCGCCATAATGTACACCAACAACGACTACGGCCTTTCCCTGAAAAACGCCTTTGAACAGAAGGCCAAAGAGCTCGCAAGCGTAGTCGACGTCGAAACTTACAACGACGGCGAAAGCGACTTCAGGGCCCAGCTCACCAAAATAAAAAGCTTCAACCCCGACGCCCTCTACATAGCCGGATACTACACCGAAGCCGCAAAAATCGCGCAGCAGGCCAAGGAGCAAGGCTTGAACGTCCAGATTCTCGGGGCTGATGGTTTTTATTCGCCCAAGCTCATCGAACTCGGCGGCAGTTCCGTTGAAGGGGCGGTATTCACAGCAGGTTTCTTCCCGGACGACCCGTCTGAGGAAGTGCAGAACTTCGTAAAGGCCTATAAAGAAAAGTTCAACGCCGAGCCCGATATGTTCGCCGCCCAGGCTTATGACGCCGCCAAAATCCTGCTAACAGCCATAAAGAACGCAAAAGGCCAGGGGGCAGAAGCCCTACAGGCCGAAATGGCCAAGATAAAGGACTTCCCGGGCATTACCGGCATCACCTCTTTCACCAAAGAAGGCGACGCTGTAAAAGAAGTTCTGATTTTGAAGGTGGAAAACGGCAAGTTCGTCAAGATCCGCTAATTAAAACGGCTATAAAGGCAAAGTCAATGGGTGTAATAGCCCATTGACTTTGCCTTTTAGAAAGGAAGGGAGCCATGTTCGCCGAACAAATTCTAAACGGACTGACTCTTGGAAGCACTTACGCCTTGATAGCACTGGGATACACCATGGTCTACGGCATTCTGGAGCTCATAAACTTTGCCCACAGCGAAATATACATGACAGGTGCATTCATCGGCCTCGTTATGGTAACGGCATATAAATTCCCCTTTCCTCTTGCGCTTATCATCGCCATGGCCGGCTCTTGCCTCTTAGGGGTAACGATTGAAAAAGTTGCTTACAAACCCCTCAGGAAAGCGACCAGAATAGCCCCTTTGATAAGCGCCATAGGTGTTTCCATATTCCTTCAAAATGCTGCCTTGATACTCGCCGGGCCCCAAGTTCGGGCATTCCCGGTTAATTTCAAATCCGCCTCGATTAAGCTAGGCCAATCCATGCAGATGTCTTCGCTTCAGCTCTTGATCCTCCTCATTTCCATAATTTTGATGGCAGGTCTTCATTTCCTGATACACAAAACCAAACTGGGTCAGGCCATGCGTGCCACCGCTCAGGATAAAGAAGCCGCCCAGTTGATGGGCATAAAAATAGACCGGGTGATTTCCTTCACTTTCGCCATCGGTTCTGCCCTGGGCGGCGCTGCCGGAGTCCTCGTCGGCGTCTATTTCAATTCGGTAGACCCTATGATGGGCTTTTTCCCCGGACTCAAAGGCTTCGTGGCCGCAGTGCTCGGCGGCATAGGCAATATCCCTGGAGCCATGCTCGGAGGCCTGATACTGGGAATTGTGGAGGTATTAGGCGCAGTCTACATGTCCCGCTACAAGGATGCGATTGCTTTTGCAATGCTGATCATAATACTCCTCGTAAAACCGACGGGCCTTTTAGGCCGAAAACTCCAGGAGAAAGTGTAGGTGGAGCAAGTGAACAGCTACTACGTCCAGATACTTACGGTGACGGGAATAAACATAATACTAGCTGTGAGCCTGAACCTTGTCACCGGCTTTACCGGTCAACTTTCGCTCTGCCATGCCACATTCATGGGAATAGGCGCCTACACGGCGACGCTCGCCGCACTAAAGCTCGGCATCCCTTTCGCGGCGGCGCTTATCCTGGGCGCCTTATCCGCGGCATTCTTCGGATTTATCATCGGAGTCCCGACCCTTCGGCTGAAAGGTGATTACCTGGCAATAGCCACTTTAGGCTTTGGCGAAATCATGAAAAACATCCTCCTTAATCTGGAGATAACCGGAGGTCCCATGGGACTCAGGGGCATCCCGAAGGTCACAAACGTTTACGTCGTATATTTGTGCGTCGCGTTGGTCATCTTTTCTCTCAACAGGATAATGCATTCTAGAGTTGGGAAATCCTTTATCGCAATAAGGGAAGATGAACTGGCGGCAGAAGCGATGGGAATAAACACCCCAAATTTCAAGATACTGGCTTTTGTCGTAGGAGCTTTCTATGCCGGTCTGGCCGGCGGCCTTTACGCCTTCTTCTTTCGCTACATCAACCCTAACAACTTCGGATTTATGAAGTCAATAGAGATTTTGAGCATGGTAGTGCTTGGCGGTTTGGGCAATACTTACGGTGCAGTGCTGGGCGCAGCGATAATAACCGTGTTGCCGGAATTCTTAAGGTCTGTTTCTCCCGTCATCGCCCAGTACCGCATGGTGTTTTACGGGATACTTCTCGTCGCCATGATGATATGGAGGCCCCAGGGGGTAATGGGCGAAAACAAGGCGATGAAAAGAAGGAGGCAGGCAGCATGACTCTCCTTGAAGGGAAAAACCTTACCATGGTATTCGGAGGACTTACTGCCCTCGACTCCGTAGATATTCACATAAACAAAGGAGAAATTCTAGGCCTTATAGGTCCTAACGGCGCTGGAAAGACCACGCTTTTTAACCTGCTCACAGGCGTCTACTCGCCCTCCCGGGGCAGTATCTACTTTAAAGAGAGGGAAATAAAGAATCTAAAGCCCTATCAGATAACGAGGCTAGGCATTGCGCGGACATTCCAGAATATAAGGCTTTTCGGCGAAATGAGCGTTCTTGACAATGTTATAATAGGGCAGCACTGCCGCACCAAAACCGGAGTCTTTGGCGCTATTTTCCGTCCCCCTGCCGTCCGAGAGGAGGAAAAAAGGGTGAAGGAAAAGGCCATGGAAATCCTGGAATTCGTCGGTCTTGACGATGCGGCAAAAGAAAAGGCTAAAAACCTCCCTTACGGCAAGCAGAGGAAGCTGGAAATGGCAAGGGCATTGGCCACAGAACCGGAGCTGATACTTTTAGATGAACCAGCCGCCGGGATGAACCCTCAGGAAACCAACGAACTCATCGAACTAATACAAAAGGTCAATGACGCGGGGAAGACCGTACTGCTCATCGAACACGACATGAAACTGGTGATGGGAATCTGCCGGAGGATAGTGGTCCTCGACTACGGCAAAAAAATCGCCGACGGCACGCCCGAGGAAGTGAAAAACGATGAGAACGTTCTCAAAGCATACCTGGGTGCCGCCCTGGACAAGGAGGTAAAATAAATTGCTGAGACTCGAAAACGTAACCGCCCACTACGGAACGATCCAGGCATTGAAGGGCGTTTCGATAAACGTAAGCGAAGGCGAAATAGTAACAGTAATAGGTGCAAACGGAGCGGGGAAAACCACGCTCTTAAAGACTTTATGCGGCCTCGTTAGCGCCACCTCCGGAAAGGTGTACTTTTACGACAAAGATATAACCAACCTTCCCACATCCGACATCGTAGCAGCAGGCATTGTCATGGTTCCGGAAGGCAGAAGGATTTTCCCGCGAATGACCGTCCTGGAAAACCTGCAGCTCGGCGGTTACCTCAACAGGAACAAAAGCGAAACGAAGGCAAATATGGAAAGGGTTTTCGAACTTTTCCCGATACTTAAAGACCGCCTCCACCAGATCGCCGGGACGCTGTCCGGCGGCGAACAGCAGATGCTCGCAATAGGGCGTGCCCTCATGTCGCGCCCCAAGCTCCTGCTTTTGGACGAACCTTCCATGGGCCTTGCCCCAAAGATAGTCCTCAGCATCTTCGACATCATCCGCCAGATAAACCGCGAAGGGACCACGATACTTCTGGTGGAGCAGAACGCCCAGATGGCCCTTTCCACCGCCCACAAGGCCTACGTGCTGGAAACGGGCAGGGTCGTGATGGAAGACACCGCCGAAAAATTGCTTCACAATGAACAGGTAAGGAAGGCGTACCTCGGGGAAGCATAGTAATAAAAAAGAGCCGCGAAATAAACGCGGCTTTTTACTATACTTAATCAGCTTAATTTGCCTGCAGCTTTTACCCTTATCCTTACGGCATTTCCGGGCAGGTACGCCAATGGGATATCCTCTACTTGAACAATCTCTACCGTTGAAGGATCTGCCCCTGCTTTTATGGCCTCATCTTTCGCCCTTTCCTTTGCTATTTTTAGAGCTTCTTCTCTGCTTATCTCGGACAATGAAAATATGCTGTCAATCTCTCCGCTCACCTGAGCAATCGCTGCCCCAAGAGCATTGGCGACTCCGAAATTGTTCGGCCTTATTATTTCGCTCACTCCGGGAATTTCGCTCCCGACTATAATGCTTCCTCCGCCGACCAGCACGAGAGGCTGGGGATTCTTGCTTATCTTCATTTTATCAACGGCTTCTATTATCATTTTCTGCATTTTGTCGTAAGCTTTTCTTGCAAAATCAATGGAAAGGCCCCTAACCTTACTTTCATCCCCTACCTGGGCAAACCCGAGGCGGACTACAACGTCGGTAGCAGTGATCGTATTTCCGCCGAAGACAAGGGCTTCTTCAGTTATCCTGTACCCTACGCTATCAGGACCTATCTTGATATCCCCGCCCTCTTCGCGGATTATGGTGCTACCACCAAGGGCTATCGAGATAAGGTCAGGCATCCTGAAGTTAGTCCTTACACCTCCGATTTCGACAGCAATGGATGATTCCCTCGGAAATCCCTGCGTTATCACGCCTACATCGCTGGTAGTGCCGCCGACGTCTAGCACTAAGGCGTTTTCCAGCTTGCTCAGGAACGCCGCCCCCCTTATGCTGTTTGTGGGGCCACAGGCAATCGTGAGAATAGGGTAGCGCATAGCATAATCTATGGACATCAGCGTCCCGTCGTTCTGACAAAAGTAGACCTTGGCTTCCGTAATTCCCTCCTTTTCTAAAGCCGATTTAAAGCCTTCTGCGGTGGTTCTTGCAACTTCAACCAATGCCGCATTTAACACCGTCGCATTTTCCCTCTCAAGAAGGCCAAGAGAACTAATCTCGTGTGAAAGAGATATGGATATATCCCCGACAGTCTTTTTGAGGATTTCTTTTACCCTTAATTCATGACTTCTGTTTACAGGAGAAAATACGGAAGTCACCGCCACGCTATTGATGCTGTCTCTTTTTATTTCCTCTGCTATTTTGTAAAGCGCCTCTTCCTCCAGAGGGCCTATTTCTCTCCCGTCGTATTCATGCCCCCCCTGTATCAGATAATAGTGCCTTCCTATTGCTTCAACAAGGTCATCAGGCCACCCCACAAGAGGGTGTATCGCCGCAGTGGCAGGATACCCTATCCTTATTATCGCTGTCTTGCATAGCCTTTTCCTCTCCGCTATGGCATTCGTAGCATGGGTAGTGCCGAGCATAGCATACTTTATATTTTTTCGGTCAATTTTACTTTTTTCTAAAACCCTGTTCATAGCTTCAAATATGCCGCTTGACACATCTTTTGTGGTAGGTACTTTTACGCTTTCTATAATTTCCAGATTTTCATCTACCAACACGGCATCAGTATTCGTGCCGCCCACATCTATGCCAATTCGGTACTCCAATTTATCACACCTCCTATAAACAGTTCAGTTCTTCTACCGGCACGTATTCTACATCATACCCAAAATACCGCGGCCCCACCGTCTGTATCCCTTTTTCGCTCCTCCACTTTTCATCACAAGGCAATCCTAAAACAAATGCCCTCTGCCCGTACCGCAGGCCTTCGGTGGTAATGGGTATACCTGTGTGGGCATCCACAACGCAAATCAAATCAGGTACAGTAGCCACTATCTTTCCGTTCCTACGTGCTATCAAATTTTCGTTCTGGAAATTAATTTCGAGTTTTTCACCCTTAAATTCATCTATCCCATCCAGGTATGCCTCACCCCTTACAAAGCCGCCTGATGTTTTTCTCACCACATCTGATATTTTCCCTTTAAAAAGAGGTATCCCTCCTGTCGCATTTATTATAGCCTCGATGGGGTCATCGCCATTTTTGTGGGCTCTCCTTATCACCTTTCCTATCTGAGCAGAATACGAAACTATGTCTCTTATGCCTGCCTCTTTCACCTGTCTTCCCGTCATCGGATAAATAGCTATCATCACCGAGCCTCCCATTACAACGGTGGCGTTTCTTGCGAGGCTTTCCGTCCAAAAATTGTTTACCGTCTTCAGAAGAATCGAGTTTCCTTTTTCATCAGCGAGCACCATAGGAGTCGCAGGTATCCCGAAAAGGTGGTAAGTCACCATCTGAAGTTCGGGAAAAGCCCTCCCCATGCCATCCACGTCCACAAGGGGAACACCTTTTTCAGCCGCCACCATTATGGGGATCATCGAGTTAACTCCTCCTGCTTCTATGGGAAGTACCGCATATACCTCTTTACCCAGAAAACTCTGGAGGCTTTCAAATGCATTGAAAATTTCCCGGCCTGAAGGGATTTTCTCCACAAGAACCGTCGGAGCCCCCATCATCGCAACGGGAACGACTAAAGCTTCGTCTGGGATTTCTTCTACGTCAATCAATCTCACAGGGCCTTTATTTTTTATAGACTGAATCGCCATAAGCTTTCCTATGTGGGGGTCGCCACCTCCCCCTGTTCCGAGCAAGGCAGCGCCCACCGCAATATCTTCCAAATCCTGCAAATCTATGAATTTCAGTTTTTCAACGGCCCTCTTCATGGTTCTATACCCCCCTGCGATTAGGTGCACTGTTTTTTGAAAAAGATTTTGACATACCGTATAGAACGAGGTAGGAAATTATCGCAACCACAATTCCGTTTATAGCCGAGATCCCAACCTTGACAAAAAGAGCGGCGATAAATCCTAGCGCCCAAGATATTATCCCGGCCCAGTTGATTTCGCTGATTTCCGACTCCCACAACTTCTTATCGCCTTTTTTCATTATCCAATAATCGGCAATCATGCTGCCTGCTATTGGAGGTATGCCGGCAGTAAGGAGTATCAGGAAAGAAGTAAAGTAATTCAAAATGCCCATAACAGCAAGCAATGTGCCTATTGCCCCTGCTAAGAAGGTCATGAGCGGCCTTAACTCGTTCTTCATTTTAAATAGGTTAACTATCGCAAGGCCTCCAGAATATGCATTGACCGTATTAGTCGTCCAGGTAGCCAAAACAAGGATGATCGCTCCGACAAAACCGAGGCCTATTTTCGTTACCGCTATTGTTATGTCGTAAGTGCCTCCCACTACCGTGAGAAGTGCTCCGACTACCAGAAGGAAGATGCCAGTCGGAAGTACTCCAATGAAACCGGAAAGCACAGCATCCTTTCTGTATCTCGCGTATCTTGAAAAATCTGGCGCAATTACTCCTCCGACGGCAAATCCGCCTACCGAAAGACCTATAGCGTAACTCCAAGAAAAATTGTCCTTTGGAACATAATTGATGACATTAGTCATCCCGTATGAGGAAATCACTTTTATTAATCCCCATATTGAAAGTATGATCAAGGACGGAATGGCGATATAATTCAAATATTCTAAGGCCCTGTACCCGTAAACAGCAGTTGTGAGCATTATTATGCCCCAAATAAGTCCGCTCAACCAGACTGGAACATTTAGACCAAGCCAAAGGTTTAGAATCTGAGAAAACGCAGAACCTGCCACGTTGGCCTGAACCCCGAACCACCCTATCGTCGATATTGCGAGTATCGACGAAATTATAAACCTCGCACCTTCCCTTCCGAATGCCGAAGAAGAAGCTACAACTGTCGGCACTCCCAAGTCCGACCCCTGCATTCCTTGAAACGTCATAAAAATGATGATTATGACGTACCCGATGGCACCTGCGGCAATAGCTTTAAAAATAGGCATCCCCTGAACGATTGCGCCTCCAACCATCAAAGAGGAAACACATATCATCGCTCCAGCCCAAATAAGGGCTATGTTATACCACGGCCTCCTCTCATTCTCAGGGATTGGGTCTAACGCGTGCTGTTCCATTTGAAAATACCCCCTTTTAATATTTTAATGTGTGAAAGTTGGTTCGACCGTAAAATTTTCTAGCAAAAACCGTGCCAACCTAGATTTGCCGAAATTTGTTTTTTAATTTGAGGAATTTTGCCTTGTTTTGTCTTTTAATGGGGTATTGACATTTCGCATTTATTTCGATTTAATAGAGTTAAATTCTAATTTTCAAGGATTTTATCACTGTTTCTCATTTTTTATCAGTATTCTTTTTATCAATAAAAAATGGTGATATTATGAGAAAAGAATTGGAAGAAGTTTTTAATGCGACCGATATGATTCAAATTGAAAATAGTTGTAAAGAATTAGCCTTACGACCAAATTCCCATTTAGCGGTATTCTCTCCACCGTGCAGTGAATTTTGCCCACATAAAGACGAATGCAAATACGAACTGATAATTTCTTTTAAAATTTTTGAAGAAGAATTTACCTATGGTTTGCCCAAGGGTAAGAGTTTTAAAATACCTCCGGCAGCTTTCTTAAAACTGCTGTCCTTGCTGTGTGAAAGTTTGACCGTTATGGAAGAAAAATCTATCAACTCGGAGATTATAAAAGATGCGTTTCAAATCTTGGCAAGCCAGCTTCAAGTGGAGTTTTTGCTTTATAACAAAAAAGGCGATTTAATATTGAGCCACCTTTTTTTGCAGCAAAGGCCTCTTTTTTTGGAAGGTCTAGAAAAACTTCAAATTTCACCTAACGCAGAGGGCACTGTAAAGACGTCATTTGGCAAGTTTTACTATCACAGGCCATTAAAGGGAAAAGAGCCAGAAGGTGTCTTGCTCTGGAGAATGAAAAGCGCAAAAAAGGCCGAAAACGAGGCCTATAAGACAAATGACCATTTTTTCGCCCTTATAGGCAAAAATCCTCATTTTGTCGAAATAAAAAAACTACTCAAGCATATCGCGCAAAACGACCATACTGTGCTTTTACAAGGGGAAAGCGGAACGGGAAAGGAACTTTTTGCCCGATATATCCATAATTTAAGTCCAAGAAAAGAAAATCCTTTTATTGCCATAAACTGCGCTGCGATCCCCGAAAATCTTTTGGAAAGCGAACTTTTCGGATACGAAGATGGCTCTTTTACCGGCGCAAAAAAAGGAGGGAAACCTGGCAAGTTCGAACTTGCCGACGGTGGAACCATATTTCTTGACGAAATAGGAGATATGCCTATGCCACTTCAGGCCAAACTCCTGAGGGTTTTGGAAGACAGGCGTGTCGAGAGAGTAGGTGCGACTTCCCCAAGGCCGGTAGATATTAGAGTAATAGCCGCGACTAATAAAGATTTAAAGGAACTAATAGAGAAAAAGATGTTCAGGGAAGATTTGTTTTTCAGGTTAAACGTATTCCCCGTAAATATACCGCCCCTTAGGGAACGGCGGGATGATATCCCGCTCCTTTTGGACTTTTACTTAAAAAACGTAATAATCGAACAGGACTGGGGTTTTAAAATTTTCAGCCCCGAAGCGCAGGAAATTTTAAAAAATTATACTTGGCCCGGCAATATCAGGGAATTAAAAAATGTGGTCACTTATGCGGCATCAATCTGCAAAGAAGACATCATCACTCCTGATTACCTGCCGAAATATCTGATGACTGGCGCACAAAGCGAGGTTTACGTCGGGGGCAATCTAAAGGGCAAGTCCAGTTTCGATGGTGAAAAAGATGTAAAACATCGCCTGGAGACTTTGCTCGAAAAATACGGAAGATCTACCGAAGCCAAAAAGGTCATCGCCGGGGAATTAGGCGTAAGTCTTGCTACCCTTTATCGATGGCTGAACAAATATGGGATAAGTAGGTGATAACGTGCTAAAAATCACGGCAGACTGGATTGAACCTCTTTGGTACGGAAGTATATTCCTAGGTTCCGGTGGAGGAGGAAAAAGCGGGCTTTTGGCATCGCTTTTGGTAAAAAATTTAAAAGATAGTTATATCCCGCTAATTGCACATGAGGACATAGCGAGCAGTGATTATTTTTGCGGCGTGGGGCTTCTAGGTTCTCCTGAACTTTCTGAAGAAAATATCCCCTCAGGAAAGGAAATAAAAATTGCCATAGACGAATTAAAAAGTCATACAGGCCTTGAATTTCGCGGCATTACGGTAGTAGAAGGAGCAGGCGTGAACATCTTTTACCCCCTTCTGGCCGCACTCAAGATGGGTCTTCCAGTAGTAGATGCAGATGCGATGGGTAGGGCTTTTCCTGAACTACAAATGACCGCCTATCACCTTGAGGGTATGCCGGTCACACCTCTAGTATTGGTAGACGGGACTTATACCGTCCACCTTTTTTTGGAAAAGCAGGATACCTTCCTGCTGGAACTGAACACGAGGCAAATTGTAAGCGAAAAAGGCGGTGTAGGTTATTTTGCAGGTTTTCCCTATCCTGGGTCTGTCCTAAAGAAGGTACTTTTCCCTGGAACTCTCAGCTTTGCGAGAGAAATAGGAGAATGCTTTATGAAAGCCGAAAGCTATGAGGAACTGATGGATCTATTGCTTGAAGTAACAGCCAATTCATTTTACGGCCCGGTTGTTGAAATTTTCAAGGGCAAGGTGAAAAGCATCTCCGTCTTTTCCACATCCAAATGGAAATC
This window encodes:
- a CDS encoding ABC transporter substrate-binding protein — encoded protein: MKFSKTLALIAILLIVVLTAAGCGQSSSQNQQQGQQSAGGGETIKIGTLGPLTGNLATYGVSTKNGVEIAVDEINNAGGIDGKKVEIISEDTRGDQTEAANAVTKLIQQDKVIAIVGGVISSETMTAGPIANDAKVVMITSSSTAKGIPEIGDYIFRNCLSDEVQATQLAEYAAKEMGLKKFAIMYTNNDYGLSLKNAFEQKAKELASVVDVETYNDGESDFRAQLTKIKSFNPDALYIAGYYTEAAKIAQQAKEQGLNVQILGADGFYSPKLIELGGSSVEGAVFTAGFFPDDPSEEVQNFVKAYKEKFNAEPDMFAAQAYDAAKILLTAIKNAKGQGAEALQAEMAKIKDFPGITGITSFTKEGDAVKEVLILKVENGKFVKIR
- a CDS encoding branched-chain amino acid ABC transporter permease, whose translation is MFAEQILNGLTLGSTYALIALGYTMVYGILELINFAHSEIYMTGAFIGLVMVTAYKFPFPLALIIAMAGSCLLGVTIEKVAYKPLRKATRIAPLISAIGVSIFLQNAALILAGPQVRAFPVNFKSASIKLGQSMQMSSLQLLILLISIILMAGLHFLIHKTKLGQAMRATAQDKEAAQLMGIKIDRVISFTFAIGSALGGAAGVLVGVYFNSVDPMMGFFPGLKGFVAAVLGGIGNIPGAMLGGLILGIVEVLGAVYMSRYKDAIAFAMLIIILLVKPTGLLGRKLQEKV
- a CDS encoding ABC transporter ATP-binding protein, with the translated sequence MLRLENVTAHYGTIQALKGVSINVSEGEIVTVIGANGAGKTTLLKTLCGLVSATSGKVYFYDKDITNLPTSDIVAAGIVMVPEGRRIFPRMTVLENLQLGGYLNRNKSETKANMERVFELFPILKDRLHQIAGTLSGGEQQMLAIGRALMSRPKLLLLDEPSMGLAPKIVLSIFDIIRQINREGTTILLVEQNAQMALSTAHKAYVLETGRVVMEDTAEKLLHNEQVRKAYLGEA
- a CDS encoding ABC transporter ATP-binding protein; translated protein: MEAPGGNGRKQGDEKKEAGSMTLLEGKNLTMVFGGLTALDSVDIHINKGEILGLIGPNGAGKTTLFNLLTGVYSPSRGSIYFKEREIKNLKPYQITRLGIARTFQNIRLFGEMSVLDNVIIGQHCRTKTGVFGAIFRPPAVREEEKRVKEKAMEILEFVGLDDAAKEKAKNLPYGKQRKLEMARALATEPELILLDEPAAGMNPQETNELIELIQKVNDAGKTVLLIEHDMKLVMGICRRIVVLDYGKKIADGTPEEVKNDENVLKAYLGAALDKEVK
- a CDS encoding iron-containing alcohol dehydrogenase — protein: MIRAIIGPGKYVQGNGVLKHIKEHTMKLGSSFFIIASENGIKRTRPTIEESFAGEKVKLTFEPFNGECSENEINRLKALAEQQGSEVIVGIGGGKVLDTAKAVAYFLSRPVVIVPTVASTDAPCSALSVIYTDEGVFSKYLFLPQNPDVVLVDTGMIAKAPARLLVAGMGDALATYFEARACMRSNAKALSGGQSTKAAMALAELCYRTLLEDGL
- a CDS encoding branched-chain amino acid ABC transporter permease, producing MEQVNSYYVQILTVTGINIILAVSLNLVTGFTGQLSLCHATFMGIGAYTATLAALKLGIPFAAALILGALSAAFFGFIIGVPTLRLKGDYLAIATLGFGEIMKNILLNLEITGGPMGLRGIPKVTNVYVVYLCVALVIFSLNRIMHSRVGKSFIAIREDELAAEAMGINTPNFKILAFVVGAFYAGLAGGLYAFFFRYINPNNFGFMKSIEILSMVVLGGLGNTYGAVLGAAIITVLPEFLRSVSPVIAQYRMVFYGILLVAMMIWRPQGVMGENKAMKRRRQAA